Part of the Trichoderma asperellum chromosome 1, complete sequence genome is shown below.
CAGTGATGAATAATCGCTAGCCGCATCATCGTCGTATCCGAATGGCGATTCTAGTTGAGCCTGCTGGATAAGCAGGTTACAGTCCGAACATAGCTCGGTAGAGGTCATAACTGTTGTGTCACTATTCCACTCCCAGACGTCGGGAAAGCAGTATTCATTCGAAGTCCTGAACACGCATGAATGAGTTAAAATCGGCACATTACGATGGTCGCTATACTCACAAATCTTTCATACACGCGTAGTTGTAGGTAAACAAGAGAAGGTCTGTGTTATACGTCGCAGGATACGCCAAACCTTTAATAACTGCTACGTCTGAACTATTGCAAACCGAGAACTGCTGTACCCGTAAGCTCTTCAGTTCGCTCAAACAGGCGTCAGTGCAGATCCTAGGGAGATCGTTCGAGGTAGGGATAAAGGTTCCTGATGCGACTCGAGAGAGGGCGAGGCTACACGCAATGCTCTGGTTAAACGTGGCACTATAGGACGAATGCGTTTAGTGTTTTAAAACTTGATTCTATTGGGAGGGAGGGAACATACCTGCAAGATGCCGAAAAGTTTCCCGGTGCCTCAACCTGAATGAGATTGGAGAGAATTTGAGAATGCACCAGCGACTGTAGGAGCAAACTCCACAGCTAATCTGAATGTTAGCCAATGGCAGCAGGTAGTTCCTCAAACTCTTATCGTTTGTCGAGGGATGTGAGCTCACGTACAAAGCCGTAGAGTGAGAGAGGCATTGAACAACGCATGTTGGAATAAGTCCAGCTCACCTCATTGAGGTACGTTTACACAAAAAGAGAGCAGACGTCGAGAAGATTTAGGACAATAAGAGAAGGTCAGATGGCGTGAGAGTTAGAAAAATTTAGAAGAGTAAGAGAGCAACAGACAGAGGAAGTGTCAGGAAAAATCTAAACCACTGGGAGAAGAGCAGACAAAACTTGACTCCTTTCCTCACATCTACCGATGTTGGTTCGTGCATTCGTGCTGGTTCGTGCGCTTGCGTTTGTTGTCGAAGAGTTTCGTATTGCTGCAACCAAGCGACCGCAAATGATACTTGCCGTTCTCACTTACATATGACAGCTGGGCAGACTTGTACATGATAAGAGTGCCGGCAAGCCCGATTATACCTAAAGGCAAGTTTCACTTCGCTGCATCCTTCCGTCAAGGGAGAGGCCGATCCACCTGCATACGAGAAACCTTGCATGCTTTAGGGATGTTGACGAAGTAAAATTCATTCAAATATACAAAAAGTTGATAATAATAGAATGTCACTATTTCCCTTGTGCTAGGATATACCTTGTATAAACGATGTCTAAATGCAATTC
Proteins encoded:
- a CDS encoding uncharacterized protein (EggNog:ENOG41~SECRETED:SignalP(1-24)); this encodes MRCSMPLSLYGFLWSLLLQSLVHSQILSNLIQVEAPGNFSASCSATFNQSIACSLALSRVASGTFIPTSNDLPRICTDACLSELKSLRVQQFSVCNSSDVAVIKGLAYPATYNTDLLLFTYNYACMKDLTSNEYCFPDVWEWNSDTTVMTSTELCSDCNLLIQQAQLESPFGYDDDAASDYSSLTSSYEISNHFSICLYLVEVEDNETRFNQSYYHHTRRTFVQVNGYHQEKRHLQIHQRVSEGGDILSHTSQ